Proteins from a genomic interval of Helicoverpa zea isolate HzStark_Cry1AcR chromosome 31, ilHelZeax1.1, whole genome shotgun sequence:
- the LOC124645471 gene encoding uncharacterized protein LOC124645471, translated as MPLTPAEKMKRYRDKLKQNPDKLEEIRKKNLERIKSKYKYKKISELTETEQKKQRKKWKEEKQKQKIKKSQKTACSGSSSTPMADILTDTMKISVGTSSSEITLSETSTETRSTILRLTKTVGSLRRARNKLKTEYDKAKSRIAYLERANETARKKIYRLQKHVTEQKTKFETELLKIKARNEILEASLKITYKNCENNKERDLIKKVANNNLVRNSKAQTSVSKQIGIRCRKKKSVKRIISDLKKSIIEFYIRDDVSRATAGKRECKTLKKNREQIRYLNGSLRALHEKYKKEGGIAAFSTFCRFKPFYILSPSIHNRNTCLCIKHSNMNLKIEALYRHKIIDFRNLHTLLEKVACNVDKFDCMYGICNICNNNILINYNLESSSDPNITWQMWETKNHSYKKNTEDGEQEVITKKTVKSLKNATVAQLIKLFEADIAGFKKHSFNASHQAKSYKICIDSLTEDEIAIHCDFSQNYECKMSEEVQSMHFGASKTQVTLHTGVIFFKGGQKSFCTVSPSNVHQPHAIWAHLKPIINLGKTLVSNIKRIHIFSDGPSSQYRQKNNFFLINYFSSFYNVDITWSFFESGHGKGVADAIGGVVKRCLDRQVSYGQDIVSAADVYSTLQSAVKAVNVMYITETEIDAIKECIPNNLKTIKGTMNIHQVICKRGNDHIQHRILSCFCSSTEMSCTCYDPIEHKFEKKINVSPQFDPDNSNETAILQNFVVDAHVEHEPQETNFQVEINNETIQIRLECNLTD; from the coding sequence ATGCCACTAACTCCGGCAGAAAAAATGAAGCGATATAGAGATAAATTAAAACAGAACCCGGATAAGTTGGAagaaataagaaagaaaaatttagaaagaataaaatcaaaatataaatataaaaaaatttcGGAATTGACTGAAACAGAACAAAAAAAACAGAGGAAAAAGTGgaaagaagaaaaacaaaaacaaaagatcaaaaaatcacaaaaaacaGCATGTAGCGGAAGCTCTTCAACCCCAATGGCAGATATTTTAACAGACACAATGAAAATATCAGTGGGAACGTCCTCCTCGGAAATAACACTATCTGAGACGTCGACTGAAACACGATCAACAATATTAAGATTGACAAAAACTGTAGGAAGTCTCCGAAGGGctagaaataaattgaaaacagaATATGACAAAGCAAAAAGTCGCATTGCTTATTTGGAACGAGCTAACGAAActgcaagaaaaaaaatatatcgactACAAAAACACGTAACGGAACAAAAAACTAAGTTTGAGACtgaattactaaaaataaaagccaGAAACGAAATCCTCGAAGCTTCCTTGAAGATAACTTACaaaaattgtgaaaataataaGGAAAGAGACCTAATAAAGAAAGTTGCAAATAATAATTTGGTGCGAAATAGTAAAGCACAAACGTCTGTTTCGAAACAAATTGGTATACGGTGTAGAAAGAAAAAATCTGTTAAACGTATAATATCagacttaaaaaaatctatcataGAATTTTACATTCGAGACGATGTTAGTAGGGCCACTGCAGGCAAACGTGAGTgcaagacattaaaaaaaaatagagagCAAATAAGATATCTTAATGGGTCTTTACGAGCTTTACATGAGAAGTATAAGAAAGAAGGTGGTATTGCAGCATTTTCAACATTTTGTCGATTCaaacctttttatattttaagtccAAGTATACACAACCGAAACACATGTCTCTGCATTAAACACTCaaacatgaatttaaaaatagaagcaCTGTATCGTCATAAAATAATCGATTTTCGTAATTTGCATACTCTCTTGGAAAAAGTAGCTTGTAATGTTGACAAATTCGATTGTATGTATGGAATATGTAATATctgtaataacaatattttaattaactataatttaGAAAGTTCAAGCGATCCAAATATTACGTGGCAAATGTGGGAAACGAAAAATcactcatataaaaaaaataccgaaGACGGAGAACAAGAAGTTATCACCAAAAAGACTGTTAAGTCGCTCAAAAACGCTACAGTTGcacaattaataaaactatttgaagCTGACATCGCCGGATTTAAAAAACACAGTTTTAATGCGTCACATCAAGCAAAATCTTACAAAATCTgtattgacagcttgacggaaGACGAAATAGCCATCCACTGTGATTTTTCACAAAATTATGAATGCAAAATGTCAGAAGAGGTACAGTCGATGCACTTTGGTGCATCAAAGACGCAAGTTACTCTGCACACtggtgtaatattttttaaaggaggTCAAAAGTCCTTTTGCACTGTATCACCCTCCAATGTGCACCAGCCACATGCTATATGGGCTCATCTAAAGCCAATTATAAATTTAGGTAAGACTCtcgtttcaaatattaaaagaatTCACATATTCTCTGACGGACCCAGTTCTCAATACCgtcaaaaaaataacttttttttgattaattatttttcgtcATTCTATAATGTTGATATCACATGGTCGTTTTTCGAGAGTGGCCATGGGAAAGGGGTGGCTGATGCCATTGGAGGAGTTGTAAAAAGGTGCCTCGACAGGCAAGTTTCTTACGGGCAGGATATTGTAAGCGCTGCAGATGTGTATTCGACATTGCAGTCTGCAGTTAAAGCTGTAAATGTGATGTACATAACTGAAACAGAAATTGATGCTATAAAAGAATGTATACCTAATAATCTTAAAACTATAAAAGGAACCATGAACATCCATCAGGTTATTTGTAAGCGGGGCAATGATCATATTCAGCATCGTATATTGAGTTGTTTTTGTAGTTCAACTGAAATGTCTTGTACTTGCTATGACCCAATTGAAcataaatttgaaaaaaaaataaatgtttcgcCACAATTTGACCCCGATAACTCAAATGAAACAGCgattttacaaaattttgtaGTGGATGCACATGTTGAACACGAACCTCAAGAAACAAACTTCCAAGTCGAAATAAATAACGAGACAATACAAATAAGACTTGAGTGTAATCTGACAGATTAG